The bacterium genome segment TTTTTATTCACTTGAAATGCCCTTTTTTTTGGTTGTTATGTCTTTTGACAAAATCATTTTAACCAATAGAATTGGGCATTTCAAGTTCTTTTTCGCTTTTATTTCAAAAAATTACGCTTGTGTAAGGCTTAGGTAGAGAAATAACTGAGAAAGATATACCAAGGTTAATTGAGAAATATGAATCTTTTATAAAAGGCTATAATCTTTCAAATCCAAGATATCATACGAATTGGTTTTCTCAATTTATTCCATCTCAAATAGGTATTACTATTTTTGAAAAATCTATTGAACAATACGAAACGGATATCTTCAACAAAGCTCAAAATAGGAATTATCAAACAGGTTTTTTTAAACTTTTTATTAACGATTTTCTTAAAGAACAAATTAATCCCTTTAAGCCAGTTTTAATACCGCCAAAAAGAAAACTGGAATATGATATTACTATTAGTACCGACGCTGGGCCGTCTCCATCTGGAGAGAACCTGTTAAATCGGTTATTTTTCCTTAAAAATCAAGACCCTCATTCAAAGGAGTCAAAAATATATAAAGAAATCTATAATAAATTTTCAGAAATTACAAATGGTTATTATTTTAATGTTGTTCCAATAAAAGGTAACAAAATATCACTTCGTTTTACAAATAATCCTGTTGAATCCGGCAATTGGATTAATGCAGAAAATTCAGGATTAGGACTAAGAGATATTTTAATAATAATTTCTTTTATTATTGATTTTGATTATAACTTTATCATGATTGAAGAACCCGAAAATCACGTACACCCTGATATGCAAAGAAAACTTATTAGTTTTATTACATCCCGGGAAGATAAACAATTCCTTTTGGCAACACATTCCAATATTTTCTTGAATCCCACGTTAGCAGATAAAATTTGCCGTACTGAAATGGATAATGAGATAAAAGTTTCGGACGACACAACCAGGGCTAATTTGTTGTTAGACCTTGGATATTCTGTTGTGGATAACTTAATTTCCGATTTAATGGTTTTAACAGAAGGCCCTAAAGACAAAGATTTTTTGGAAGAAATCTTTAAGAAAATGGGATTTTGGGAAAAATATAGTATTAAATTTTTGCCATTAGGGGGAGATATAATGGCACAGATTGATTTATCTGCCTTAGTTGATAATTTTGATAAAAACAAAATTATTGCTTTAATTGATTTGGATCATAAAAGCAAATCAGTGCGAGATGAATTTAAAAAGAATTGCGGAGAGAAAGGGGTTGAATGTTTTCAGCTCAAACGATATGCAATAGAAAATTATATACCTCTCAATATTATTCGGAATTTACAAGGATTTAATGTGCCGGCGGACATCACTGAAATAAAGCCAGATAAAAAAGTTGAAGATCAAATTGGGTTTAACTTAAAAAAATATTTAAGAAAGCTTGCAAAAGCAATGGATATTAAAGATTTAGAAAACACGGATTTGTTAGAATTTTGTAAAAAGGTTGAAGTTTTGGTAAAAGAATAAATAAATCATGCCAAAAACAAAAGAAATTATTGTTTCTGAAAATGAAAGCAAAAAAAGGTTTGACCTTTTTTTGAGCCGGCAAAATCTTGATTTGTCCCGCAGCCGGATTCAAAATTTAATCAAAGACGGAAAAATAAAAGTCAACGGCCGGGCGGGAAAAAGCCATTATAAGACCAAGGCAGGGGATGTTATTCAGGTAGAAATTCCCGATCCTGTCGAAATATCCGCCAGGCCTGAGAATATTCCCCTGAAGATATTATACGAGGATGAGCATCTTATCGTGATTGATAAACCCGCGGGAATGGTCACTCATCCGGCGGCTGGGAATTATACGGGGACACTGGTGAACGCGCTTCTTTACCACTGCAAAAACCTCTCGGGAATTAACGGATGTCTCAGACCGGGAATTGTCCACCGCCTGGATAAAGATACTTCCGGTGTTATGGTGGCCGCGAAAGATGACAAGACCCACCAGGGTCTTTCACAACAGTGGCACAAGCGAACGATAACGCGCAAATATATCGCTCTGGTAAAAGGAAGGATCGAGCGCGGTTCGTTTGGAATCGAGGCTCCGATTGCCCGGCACAGAGTTCACAGAAAAAAAATGGCGGTTAATTTGGATAAAGGCCGTCCCGCGGTTTCAAAGGTAAGGGTTTTAGAGCGGTTTAAAGACGCCTCTTTACTTGAGGTGGAACTTAAAACCGGCCGGACACACCAGATCAGGGTCCATCTTTCTTATTTAAAACACCCCGTTATTGGGGATGTCCAATATGGTAAAAAGTCAGATTTAATTGGCCGGCAGGCTTTACATGCCGCTCTGCTGGGATTCGTGCATCCCATTACAAACAGATACATGGAATTTTCAAGCCCTTTACCTGAGGACATCAAGTCGGCAATAAAATATTTCCAGCGGCCAAATTAATAAGATAGTATTTTTACAGAAAATAATAGAAAATTAAAAGACCCGGGGTCTTTTTTTTATTATAATGATATAAAAAGGAGGAAGAAATGGCTGAAAAAAGGGTAGCATTAATAACAGGCGCCAATAAAGGGCTGGGATTTGAGACAAGCAGGCAGCTCGCGCTGAAAGGTATCACGGTAATCATGGGAGCGAGAGACGTTTTAAAAGGGGAAAACGCCGCGAAAATTTTAAAAGACCAAAAGCTTGACGTGGAATTTTTTGAACTTGATATTACAAATCCAAATCACATCCAGAACGTTAAAAATTACCTGGAAAAGAAATACGGGAAACTTGATATCCTTGTCAATAACGCGGGAATGGCAAATCAGGAGGAACCTTTATTTGGAAACAGCGTGGAAGCAGTATCCCCGGCGGCTCTCAGGAAAATTTTCGATGTGAACTTTTTTGGGCAGGTTGAATTGACGCAGGCGCTTTTGCCTCTTTTGAAAAAGGGTAAAGCGGGGCGCATAGTAAATGTCTCGAGTATACTCGGGTCTCTCGCAATCCAGAGCGATTTTAATTCTGATTTGTCACAGGCCAAACCTTTTTCATACGCGGCCTCGAAAACAGCGCTAAATCAGTTTACCGTGCATCTTGCTTCAGCCTTAAGGAATACGAACATAAAAGTAAATTCCGCGCATCCGGGATGGGTAAAAACCGATTTAGGGACCGATCAGGCCCCGATGTCTCCGGAAGAAGGGGCAAAAACAGCGGTCAGGCTCGCGACGCTCGATAGTGACGGCCCGACGGGTAAATTTTTTCATTTTGATAATGAAATTCCGTGGTGAAATTAAGAGTCTCTAACAAAATGCTCTTCTATTTTGGTAATAACAGGACATTTCTAATTTGGCTTGACACAAGAATAAAATCCGGGATAAAGTAGTTGATTTATTTTTATAAATTGTTATAATATTAATTTTTAGTAATAATTTTGAGGAGGATAATAATGTATGAAATAGCAGTTTTGCCCGGTGACGGGGTAGGCCCGGAGGTTGTAAATGAAGGATTGAAAGTACTTAAAGCGGCTTCGGAGAAAGCCGGTTTTAAATACAAACTCAAGCATTATGATTTCGGCGGGGAAAGGTATTTGAAGACCAAAGAAACTTTGCCTGAAGGAGCGCTTTCAGAATTGAAAAATTTTGACGCGATTTATCTTGGCGCTATCGGGCACCCGGAAGTAAAACCTGGAATTCTTGAGAAAGAAATACTCCTGGCTATCCGTTTCGGGCTTGACCAGTACATTAACTTCAGGCCCGTGAAATTGTATCCTAATGTATGGACGCCTTTAAAGGACAAAGGCCCTGAACATATTGATTTCGTGGTAATAAGGGAAAACACCGAAGACCTTTACGTGGGTATCGGCGGTAATTTTAAGAAAGGAACGCCCGATGAAGTCGCAATACAGGAAATGATCGCGACACGAAAGGGTGTTGAGCGCTGTGTCCGTTACGCCTTCGAATTTACAAAAAAACGCGCCAGAAGAAACAGCCTTTATCTTTGTGATAAAGCCAACGTCTTGACCTATGCTCATGACCTTTGGACAAGAGTATTTGCTGAGGTTGGAAAAGAATATCCCGGAATTAAACAGGACCACGCCTATGTTGACGCGATAACCATGTGGTTTGTCAAAAATCCGGAGTGGTTTGATGTTATTGTTGTCCCGAACATGTTCGGTGATATTATCACGGATTTGGGAGCGATGATCCAGGGAGGATTAGGGATAGCTGCGTCCGGGAATATAAACCCGGAAGGCGTTTCAATGTTTGAACCTATACATGGTTCGGCGCCGAAATACGCGGGAAAAAATGTGATTAATCCTTTGGCTTCCATTTCCGCCGTGGGTATGATGCTTGATTACCTGGGGGAGAAAAAAGGCGGGGCATTGGTTGAAAACGCGATAATTAAAGCGCTGACAGAAAAACATATTAAAACTTTATCAGCCGGCGGTGAACTATCTACTTCTCAAATCGGGGATTTAATCACGAAATTTGTGGAGGAAAGCAAATAAAAACATATGAAGACAAGGGGACATGACCCCTTGTCTTGTTATAACGTTATATAATCTTTCTTTCTTTTAATTTTTCAACAAGTTTTTTTGACATTTCTTCAGGTGTGCCTGTAAGTGTTTCACGTTCAGTGCGAACCGGAGGGGTAAAGATTTTTGTTACCTGAGTAGGTGAGCCGTTTAAACCGATTTTATCATCTCCCGCGGATATGTCCTCTTTTTTCCATACCGGTATAGCTGCCTTTTTCGCCCTTAAAACTCCTTTGAGCGAGGGGTGTCTTGGTTCATTTATCTCTTTTGTAACTGTAATAAGAGCAGGCAGCCGGCATTCCACCGTTTCAGTACAATCTTCTAAAAGGCGTTCAGCAGTAATTTTTACCGGTTTTTCATTGGCGGATTGGGGATGTAAATCTAATTTTTTAACATAAGTGACTTGCGGGATATTCAAATGTTCAGCTAATTCAGGGCCTACCTGTGCCGTGTCTCCGTCAATGGCTTGTTTACCCATGATTATAAGGTCATAATTTCCTATTTTTTCTATTGCCCTGGCAAGCGTGTATGATGTGGCAAGCGTGTCAGCCCCTGCGAAACTTCTATCGGATAAAAGATAAGCGCAATCCGCGCCCATGGCCAGTGATTCCTTTAAAGCTTCCTGCGCCTGGGGAGGCCCCATTGTAAGGACCGAAATTTCTGTGGGTGTTTTTTCTTTAATTCTTAACGCTTCTTCAATAGCGTTTTTATCGAAAGGGTTTATTATGCTGGGCACGCCCTCTCTTATTAAAGTGTTAGTTTGAGGATTTATTTTAATTTCACCCGTGTCAGGAACCTGCTTAATACAGATTATAATTTTTAGCATAAATTAAAATTCTTTCAAAATGTGGTTTGCAATCACACCCCGCTGGATTTCTGAAGTCCCTTCGACAATGTCGAAAAGTTTTGCCTCGCGGAAATATCTTTCAACGGCGTATTCTTTTGTATAGCCGTATCCGCCGTGTATCTGGACTGCCTGGTTTGTTACCCGCATACACATCTCCGAGGCATAAACTTTAGCCATGGCGGCGAATTTTTCAAATTTACCGTTTGAGTCTTTCAGGCTCGCGGCTTTGAGTACGAGAAGTTTTGCGGCTTCGATTTCGGTTGCCATATTTGCCAGCATGAACTGGACTGCCTGGAACGCAGAAATCAGCTGGCCGAATTGTTTTCTGACCTTGGAATATTTTGCCGCTTCTTCAAATGCCGCGCGCGCGAGGCCACAGGATCCGATTCCGATCCCGATTCTTCCCACATCGAGCGTCTGCATGGCCACCCTGAAGCCTTTTCCTTCTGTAAGAAGCATATTTTCTTTTGGAATACGGCAGTCTTCAAATATTAATTCGCAATTTGGAAGGCCCGGGAAAGCCATTTTCTTTTCGTTTTTTCCTATTTTGAATCCCGGAGTGTCTTTTTCCACAATAAACGCGGTCATGCCGCGCGCACCTTTATCAGGGGCTGTTTTAGTTATTATTACATAAATACCGGCCTGTCCCGCGTTTGTGATAAATAATTTCGAACCGTTTAAAATATAGTCATTACCGTCTTTTATAGCTTTAGTCTGGACAGCGCTTGCGTCAGAGCCCGCATTTGGTTCAGTAAGGCCGAATGCACCTAAAGCTTCACCTTTGGCAAGAGGCGTAAGAAACTTTTTCTTTTGTTCTTCTGTGCCGAAAAGGAAAATGGGATAACATGCAAGCATATGAGCGCCGTAAATAGTCCCTGTGGTAGCACAGGCATGGGATATTTCTTCCCCTATAATTGTCCATGTGAGAAAATCAGACCCCAATCCGCCGTATTCTTCAGGAAACGGGATCCCTGCCATTTCCATTTCAGCCATGATTTTTATATTCTCTTTTGGAAATACACTGTTTTCACCTGTTTCTTTTGCCCTTTTGGCAAATTCATTCAGGCATACTTCTTTAGCTGCGTTTATTATTAGTTCTTGATCCGGCGTTAAACTAAAATCCATATCATATCCTCCTTATGAGAAATAAACAATCTGTATGATAATACTTAAAAATGGTTTAATTGTCAATAAGTTATTTGGATTTATTTGGATTTGATTCTGGATTCTCTTGACATGTGATAAAGAGAATGGTAAAATTCAAACTATATTTTTGTTTGATGATAAATAGGAAAAATATTATGCAGAAAATTGAACAGGTGAATGAAATTTTTAAAATTATCAATTCTTCAGGTATCGTTGAATTTGAATGGGAACGTGATGGTAAGAAAATTTTTATAAAACGCCCTGAAAAAATAACATATGCAAAAAAAGAAACACTATCTCCCGCGGGGGATATCCCTGATACAACAAAAGAAGAGAAGAAAGATCATTTTATAAAAGCATCGTTAGTCGGGACCTGTTATCTTGTTTCTCCACAGGACAAAAAAATCATGGTTAAAATAGGAGATAAAATTAAATCCGGTGATAAACTGTGTTTTGTGGAGGCGATGAAAGTCTTTAAGGAAGTAGTTTCAGATAAAGAGGGAGAAATAACAGAAATTTTAGTCGAAAACGGGCAGTCTGTTATGTATGGCCAGCCGCTTTTTAAATTAATAATAAAATAGAAAGAAAAATGTTTAACAAGATATTAATAGCGAATCGTGGAGAAATTGCTTTAAGAATTATCAGGGCATGCAGGGAATTAGGTATAAAAACCGTAGCAGTTTATTCAGAAGCGGATCGCGAATCTTTGCATGTAAAAAGGGCTGATGAATCTATCTGTATAGGTCCGTCAGAAACTGACAAAAGTTATTTGAATATTCCGAACATTATAAGCGCGGCTGAGATTACTGATGCTGAAGCCATTCATCCCGGCTATGGTTTTTTGGCGGAGAATTACAGGTTTGCGGAGATTTGTGAATCATGCAGGATAAAATTTATCGGGCCGTCCCCTGAAGCTATTAAAAAGATGGGTGACAAGATAGAAGCCCGTAAAATAATGCAGGAAGCCGGGCTGCCGGTTGTCAGGGGGAGCGGAAATGTTGAAAATGAAGCAGAGGCTGTTAAAATAGCTAAAGAAATTAGTTACCCGGTTATAATAAAGGCCGCGGCAGGCGGCGGCGGGAAAGGCATGCGTATTGTGTATACTGAACTTAATCTTGCAAAATCATTTCTCGCGGCAAAAGCAGAAGCGAAAGCCTCGTTTGGCAATGACAGTGTTTATATTGAAAAGTATATTGATAAGCCGAGGCATATTGAAATCCAGATTTTAGGTGATGAATATGGACAGGTGGTTTCCCTTGGCGAGAGGGAGTGTTCAATTCAACGGCGGCACCAGAAATTAATAGAAGAGGCATTTTCACCTTTAATAAATGATGATATAAGGAAAGAAATGGGTGAAGTGGCGATTAAAGGCGCTAAAGCTGTTGGATATTCAGGCGCCGGGACAATGGAATTTTTAGCGGATAAAGATAAAAAATTTTACTTTATGGAAATGAATACAAGAATTCAGGTGGAGCATCCTGTAACTGAATTAATTACAGGTATAGATTTGGTAAAGGAACAAATAAGGATAGCCTCAGGGGAAAAACTCGGATATACACAAAA includes the following:
- the accC gene encoding acetyl-CoA carboxylase biotin carboxylase subunit, which translates into the protein MFNKILIANRGEIALRIIRACRELGIKTVAVYSEADRESLHVKRADESICIGPSETDKSYLNIPNIISAAEITDAEAIHPGYGFLAENYRFAEICESCRIKFIGPSPEAIKKMGDKIEARKIMQEAGLPVVRGSGNVENEAEAVKIAKEISYPVIIKAAAGGGGKGMRIVYTELNLAKSFLAAKAEAKASFGNDSVYIEKYIDKPRHIEIQILGDEYGQVVSLGERECSIQRRHQKLIEEAFSPLINDDIRKEMGEVAIKGAKAVGYSGAGTMEFLADKDKKFYFMEMNTRIQVEHPVTELITGIDLVKEQIRIASGEKLGYTQNQVNFSGHSIECRINAEDPENNFVPSPGEITKFIPPGGPGVRIDTHVYNGYTISPFYDSMVGKLIVFAKNRKEAISRMDRALSEFVIEGIKTTIPFHLEIFRDDLFKRGEIDTHFIENVWGKK
- a CDS encoding SDR family oxidoreductase; this translates as MAEKRVALITGANKGLGFETSRQLALKGITVIMGARDVLKGENAAKILKDQKLDVEFFELDITNPNHIQNVKNYLEKKYGKLDILVNNAGMANQEEPLFGNSVEAVSPAALRKIFDVNFFGQVELTQALLPLLKKGKAGRIVNVSSILGSLAIQSDFNSDLSQAKPFSYAASKTALNQFTVHLASALRNTNIKVNSAHPGWVKTDLGTDQAPMSPEEGAKTAVRLATLDSDGPTGKFFHFDNEIPW
- a CDS encoding AAA family ATPase; amino-acid sequence: MTEKDIPRLIEKYESFIKGYNLSNPRYHTNWFSQFIPSQIGITIFEKSIEQYETDIFNKAQNRNYQTGFFKLFINDFLKEQINPFKPVLIPPKRKLEYDITISTDAGPSPSGENLLNRLFFLKNQDPHSKESKIYKEIYNKFSEITNGYYFNVVPIKGNKISLRFTNNPVESGNWINAENSGLGLRDILIIISFIIDFDYNFIMIEEPENHVHPDMQRKLISFITSREDKQFLLATHSNIFLNPTLADKICRTEMDNEIKVSDDTTRANLLLDLGYSVVDNLISDLMVLTEGPKDKDFLEEIFKKMGFWEKYSIKFLPLGGDIMAQIDLSALVDNFDKNKIIALIDLDHKSKSVRDEFKKNCGEKGVECFQLKRYAIENYIPLNIIRNLQGFNVPADITEIKPDKKVEDQIGFNLKKYLRKLAKAMDIKDLENTDLLEFCKKVEVLVKE
- a CDS encoding 3-isopropylmalate dehydrogenase, whose protein sequence is MYEIAVLPGDGVGPEVVNEGLKVLKAASEKAGFKYKLKHYDFGGERYLKTKETLPEGALSELKNFDAIYLGAIGHPEVKPGILEKEILLAIRFGLDQYINFRPVKLYPNVWTPLKDKGPEHIDFVVIRENTEDLYVGIGGNFKKGTPDEVAIQEMIATRKGVERCVRYAFEFTKKRARRNSLYLCDKANVLTYAHDLWTRVFAEVGKEYPGIKQDHAYVDAITMWFVKNPEWFDVIVVPNMFGDIITDLGAMIQGGLGIAASGNINPEGVSMFEPIHGSAPKYAGKNVINPLASISAVGMMLDYLGEKKGGALVENAIIKALTEKHIKTLSAGGELSTSQIGDLITKFVEESK
- a CDS encoding RluA family pseudouridine synthase, translated to MPKTKEIIVSENESKKRFDLFLSRQNLDLSRSRIQNLIKDGKIKVNGRAGKSHYKTKAGDVIQVEIPDPVEISARPENIPLKILYEDEHLIVIDKPAGMVTHPAAGNYTGTLVNALLYHCKNLSGINGCLRPGIVHRLDKDTSGVMVAAKDDKTHQGLSQQWHKRTITRKYIALVKGRIERGSFGIEAPIARHRVHRKKMAVNLDKGRPAVSKVRVLERFKDASLLEVELKTGRTHQIRVHLSYLKHPVIGDVQYGKKSDLIGRQALHAALLGFVHPITNRYMEFSSPLPEDIKSAIKYFQRPN
- a CDS encoding electron transfer flavoprotein subunit beta/FixA family protein: MLKIIICIKQVPDTGEIKINPQTNTLIREGVPSIINPFDKNAIEEALRIKEKTPTEISVLTMGPPQAQEALKESLAMGADCAYLLSDRSFAGADTLATSYTLARAIEKIGNYDLIIMGKQAIDGDTAQVGPELAEHLNIPQVTYVKKLDLHPQSANEKPVKITAERLLEDCTETVECRLPALITVTKEINEPRHPSLKGVLRAKKAAIPVWKKEDISAGDDKIGLNGSPTQVTKIFTPPVRTERETLTGTPEEMSKKLVEKLKERKII
- a CDS encoding acyl-CoA dehydrogenase family protein, with the protein product MDFSLTPDQELIINAAKEVCLNEFAKRAKETGENSVFPKENIKIMAEMEMAGIPFPEEYGGLGSDFLTWTIIGEEISHACATTGTIYGAHMLACYPIFLFGTEEQKKKFLTPLAKGEALGAFGLTEPNAGSDASAVQTKAIKDGNDYILNGSKLFITNAGQAGIYVIITKTAPDKGARGMTAFIVEKDTPGFKIGKNEKKMAFPGLPNCELIFEDCRIPKENMLLTEGKGFRVAMQTLDVGRIGIGIGSCGLARAAFEEAAKYSKVRKQFGQLISAFQAVQFMLANMATEIEAAKLLVLKAASLKDSNGKFEKFAAMAKVYASEMCMRVTNQAVQIHGGYGYTKEYAVERYFREAKLFDIVEGTSEIQRGVIANHILKEF
- a CDS encoding biotin/lipoyl-containing protein, with protein sequence MQKIEQVNEIFKIINSSGIVEFEWERDGKKIFIKRPEKITYAKKETLSPAGDIPDTTKEEKKDHFIKASLVGTCYLVSPQDKKIMVKIGDKIKSGDKLCFVEAMKVFKEVVSDKEGEITEILVENGQSVMYGQPLFKLIIK